In Urechidicola croceus, a single window of DNA contains:
- a CDS encoding ferritin, producing the protein MITEIEKLLNIQIGFEANASMQYLAMACWADLNGFNGIATFFYTQSEEERLHMTKLVKFINERNGEAIIPALEKPKSKFDSLHELFEVFLKQEEFVTEHINKIIFECLNRQDYNVHNFMQWYVAEQLEEEAMARTLLDKLKIIGDDKSGHYLFDRDINAIAAAQSKTE; encoded by the coding sequence ATGATAACAGAAATTGAAAAATTATTAAATATACAAATTGGTTTTGAAGCCAATGCATCTATGCAATACCTTGCAATGGCATGTTGGGCAGATTTAAATGGGTTTAATGGTATTGCAACTTTTTTCTACACTCAATCGGAAGAAGAAAGATTACACATGACTAAATTGGTTAAATTTATTAATGAAAGAAATGGTGAGGCAATAATTCCTGCATTAGAAAAACCAAAATCTAAATTTGACTCTTTACATGAACTTTTTGAAGTCTTTTTAAAACAAGAAGAGTTTGTAACTGAACATATAAATAAAATTATTTTTGAATGTCTAAATCGCCAAGACTATAATGTTCATAATTTCATGCAGTGGTATGTAGCTGAGCAATTAGAAGAAGAGGCAATGGCCAGAACACTTTTAGATAAATTAAAAATTATAGGTGATGATAAATCAGGGCATTACCTTTTTGATAGAGATATTAATGCAATTGCTGCTGCACAGAGTAAAACTGAATAA
- a CDS encoding helix-turn-helix domain-containing protein: MYYNFKTVNDYNKFNQHETFHPLVNVIDFSKANSRTGHKMYFDLYCVFLKDVKCGDIKYGKQTYDYQEGTLVFISPGQVIDVLNKTDEYQPMGHGLVFHPDLLLGTPLASLIYEYSFFNYQSNEALHISQKEKQIIKDSFAKINFELQQNVDKHSKKLITSNIELFLNYCNRFYDRQFITREHINSDILSNFEVLLNNYFTTDKAKTIGFPMVQYFADKLNLSSNYFGDLIKKEIGKSAQDYIQTKVINIAKERITDEGKSISEISYELGFSYPQHFTRLFKQKVGVSPNEFRSLN; the protein is encoded by the coding sequence ATGTATTACAATTTTAAAACTGTAAATGATTACAATAAGTTTAATCAACATGAAACTTTTCATCCTCTAGTAAACGTAATTGATTTTTCAAAAGCCAATAGTAGAACTGGACATAAAATGTATTTTGATTTGTATTGTGTGTTTCTAAAAGACGTAAAATGTGGAGATATAAAATACGGTAAACAGACTTATGATTATCAAGAAGGAACTTTGGTGTTTATATCTCCTGGACAAGTGATAGATGTTTTGAACAAAACAGATGAATATCAGCCTATGGGTCACGGTTTGGTCTTCCATCCTGATTTGTTATTAGGAACTCCTTTGGCTAGTTTAATATATGAATATAGTTTTTTTAATTATCAATCTAATGAAGCATTACATATTTCACAGAAAGAAAAACAAATTATAAAGGATTCTTTTGCCAAAATTAATTTTGAATTACAACAGAATGTAGATAAACATAGTAAAAAGTTAATTACTTCTAATATAGAGTTGTTTTTAAATTACTGTAATCGTTTTTATGACCGACAATTTATAACTCGAGAACATATAAATTCTGATATTTTATCTAATTTTGAAGTATTACTTAATAATTATTTTACTACCGATAAGGCAAAAACCATTGGGTTTCCGATGGTACAATATTTTGCAGACAAACTAAACTTATCATCCAATTATTTTGGTGATTTAATCAAAAAAGAAATTGGTAAAAGTGCACAGGATTATATTCAGACAAAAGTTATTAATATTGCCAAAGAACGTATTACTGACGAAGGTAAATCAATCAGTGAAATTTCGTATGAATTGGGGTTTAGTTATCCTCAGCATTTTACACGCTTATTTAAACAAAAGGTTGGTGTTTCTCCTAATGAGTTTAGAAGTTTGAATTAA
- a CDS encoding DUF4440 domain-containing protein → MKKIIGLITTILFLNGVTAQIQQKSITINEQGVFAVGGTIVQTKGEYNPINPETDGQTLHVDHATIQYQIPNNARKLPLVFWHGYGQTSRSWQTTADGREGFQTLFLKENFPVYLIDQPRRGQGGRSSEVTTISATPDEQFWLGMFRIAKGNEFMPNVQFDKSPETLNQFFRQISPDLGKIDFEVNTNAVSALFDKIGDGILITHSHSGGQGWTTAMKNDKIKAIVSYEPGSGFVFPEGEVPSPMESTGGILKAVGVSKVDFLKLTKIPIIMYYGDFIPETPSEFYGTDNWRTRLEMAKLFVGTINKYGGDAKVVHLPEIGIKGNTHFPMSDLNNKEIAKLMSNWLAEKGLDEISNLNLSTSEEIKTLSKIKWQWMADKNVDSLSSLFHKKAKFVHMGGTWGTEQELAIIGSGGIHYKKADVHDVSIEIFDNTAIVWNRITLLAVVGGNEVTNPFMVTEVYQKENHDWKLTNLTFSKLLQR, encoded by the coding sequence ATGAAAAAAATAATAGGATTAATTACAACTATATTATTTCTAAATGGAGTAACTGCTCAAATACAACAAAAATCAATTACTATAAATGAACAAGGTGTATTTGCTGTAGGTGGAACTATTGTTCAAACCAAAGGAGAATACAATCCAATAAACCCTGAAACAGATGGACAAACTCTACACGTTGATCATGCAACAATTCAATACCAAATACCAAATAACGCTAGAAAATTACCTTTGGTTTTCTGGCATGGTTATGGTCAAACATCCAGAAGTTGGCAAACTACTGCAGATGGACGTGAAGGTTTTCAAACCTTATTTTTAAAAGAAAATTTCCCCGTTTACTTAATCGACCAGCCTCGTAGAGGACAAGGGGGTAGAAGTTCTGAAGTAACTACAATTTCTGCAACACCAGATGAACAATTTTGGTTGGGAATGTTTCGTATTGCCAAAGGCAATGAATTTATGCCCAATGTACAATTTGATAAAAGCCCTGAAACTTTAAATCAATTTTTTAGACAAATTAGTCCAGACCTTGGAAAAATAGATTTTGAAGTAAATACAAATGCAGTTTCGGCATTATTTGACAAAATAGGTGATGGAATATTGATAACTCATTCACATAGTGGAGGTCAGGGTTGGACAACAGCCATGAAAAATGATAAAATTAAAGCGATAGTATCTTATGAACCTGGTAGTGGTTTTGTGTTTCCTGAAGGTGAAGTACCTTCACCTATGGAAAGCACTGGTGGTATATTGAAAGCTGTTGGTGTCTCTAAAGTTGATTTTTTAAAACTTACTAAAATTCCTATTATCATGTACTATGGTGATTTTATTCCAGAAACTCCATCTGAATTTTATGGTACAGACAATTGGCGCACGCGTTTGGAAATGGCAAAATTATTTGTTGGAACTATTAACAAATATGGAGGAGATGCAAAAGTGGTTCATTTACCAGAAATAGGAATTAAAGGTAATACACATTTCCCAATGTCTGATTTGAATAATAAAGAAATTGCAAAACTTATGTCCAATTGGTTAGCAGAAAAAGGATTGGATGAAATTTCTAATTTAAATTTATCAACAAGTGAAGAAATAAAAACACTTTCAAAAATAAAATGGCAATGGATGGCTGATAAAAATGTAGATAGTCTTTCAAGCCTATTTCACAAGAAAGCAAAATTTGTTCATATGGGTGGTACATGGGGAACCGAGCAAGAACTCGCAATAATAGGTAGTGGTGGTATTCATTATAAAAAAGCAGATGTTCACGATGTATCTATTGAAATATTTGACAATACAGCAATTGTTTGGAACCGAATAACGCTTTTGGCAGTTGTTGGTGGAAACGAAGTAACTAATCCATTTATGGTAACCGAGGTTTATCAAAAAGAGAATCACGATTGGAAATTAACAAACTTGACTTTCTCAAAACTTCTTCAGCGTTAA
- a CDS encoding carboxymuconolactone decarboxylase family protein, which translates to MKQFKDITIGLLVILLCISTVSYAQNNSYNTNALNSKDQSIITIASLTAKGDLENLKRALVQGLENELTINEIKEVLIHLYAYSGFPRSIRGLQTFIAVLEERKAQGISDIVGRKASVINSNEDKYERGKSNLEELIQSKLKSEKPKYQQFSPEIDTFLKEHLFSDIFDRDVLTYKQRELVTVSVLITLGDLEPMLRSHMNICFIQGITSNQLEELIKNVKPNTKNKHIKSAKEILKELNNKL; encoded by the coding sequence ATGAAACAATTCAAAGATATTACAATAGGTTTGTTAGTTATATTACTCTGTATTTCTACCGTTAGTTATGCTCAAAATAACAGTTATAACACAAATGCCTTAAATTCAAAGGATCAATCAATTATTACCATTGCTTCTTTAACTGCAAAAGGCGATTTGGAAAACTTGAAACGAGCACTAGTTCAAGGTTTAGAAAATGAATTGACCATAAATGAAATCAAAGAAGTTTTAATACATCTTTATGCCTATTCTGGTTTTCCAAGAAGCATTAGAGGTTTGCAAACATTTATTGCTGTTTTGGAAGAGCGTAAGGCACAGGGAATAAGTGACATTGTAGGTAGAAAAGCTTCAGTTATCAATTCAAACGAAGATAAATATGAACGAGGTAAGTCCAATTTAGAAGAATTAATTCAGAGTAAATTGAAAAGTGAAAAACCAAAGTATCAACAATTTTCGCCTGAAATAGATACATTTCTTAAGGAGCATTTATTTTCAGATATTTTTGATAGGGATGTATTGACCTATAAGCAAAGAGAATTAGTTACAGTTTCTGTTTTGATAACCCTTGGAGATTTAGAGCCTATGTTGCGTTCTCATATGAATATTTGTTTTATTCAAGGAATTACATCTAATCAATTGGAAGAATTAATAAAAAATGTAAAACCAAATACTAAAAACAAACATATAAAATCAGCAAAAGAAATTTTAAAAGAGTTAAATAATAAATTATGA
- a CDS encoding T9SS type A sorting domain-containing protein: protein MRKLIIILISLISWIGSFGQTITSAEYFFDSDPGVGNGIGLSVDSNTGSLTQSFTIPTNSLENGMHSFYIRTQTEDGDWGLYDRKIFYKIIATQNLPITAAEYFFDVDEGTGNGTSLTVDTNTGTLNQSFSISVDEISIGLHSFYIRTQTEDGSWSLFDREVFYKAGSITTAVITNAEYFFDSDPGVTEGIPIAVDSNTGSLSQSFSISTEELSEGMHSFYIRTLTEDGDWSLYDREIFYIRNFADDGLEAVAAEYFIDSDPGIGEGTLITFDDSSQTSQNLTILTDPDIEEGEHLFYVRTQNVNGEWSFYDSEIFTVTTLGVDDSLFDSVQLSPNPFKNQIRIQSTNNIPIDKITIYNNIGQIVYKNNSKSTEYNLDFLSNGIYILLLESENRKGTFKLVKE, encoded by the coding sequence ATGAGAAAGTTAATAATAATTCTCATCAGTTTAATAAGTTGGATTGGAAGTTTTGGACAAACCATAACTTCAGCAGAATACTTTTTTGATTCAGATCCTGGAGTTGGAAATGGTATAGGTTTATCAGTAGATAGTAATACTGGAAGTTTGACTCAATCATTTACTATTCCTACAAATAGTCTAGAAAATGGTATGCATAGTTTTTATATAAGAACTCAAACCGAAGATGGTGATTGGGGACTTTATGACAGAAAAATATTTTATAAAATAATAGCAACTCAAAATTTACCAATTACTGCTGCTGAATACTTTTTTGACGTAGATGAAGGTACAGGAAATGGAACAAGTCTAACTGTTGATACAAACACAGGAACTTTAAATCAATCATTTTCAATTTCAGTAGATGAAATTTCAATTGGGCTACACAGTTTTTATATAAGAACACAAACTGAAGATGGCTCATGGAGTTTATTTGATAGAGAAGTTTTTTATAAAGCAGGTAGTATTACAACTGCAGTAATAACTAATGCCGAATATTTCTTTGATTCAGATCCAGGAGTTACAGAAGGAATTCCTATTGCAGTAGATTCAAATACAGGATCATTAAGCCAATCCTTTTCAATTTCTACAGAAGAATTATCAGAAGGTATGCATAGTTTTTATATTAGAACACTCACTGAAGATGGAGATTGGAGTTTATATGATAGAGAAATATTTTACATAAGAAATTTTGCCGATGATGGTCTAGAAGCAGTTGCTGCAGAGTATTTTATAGATAGTGACCCTGGAATTGGTGAAGGTACATTGATAACATTTGATGATAGTTCACAAACTAGCCAAAATTTAACCATATTAACTGATCCTGATATTGAAGAAGGTGAACATTTATTTTATGTTCGAACTCAAAATGTAAATGGTGAATGGTCGTTTTATGATAGTGAAATTTTTACTGTTACAACTCTAGGTGTTGATGATAGCCTTTTTGATAGTGTTCAACTGTCACCAAATCCATTTAAAAATCAAATAAGAATTCAATCAACAAATAATATACCAATAGATAAGATTACAATTTATAACAATATTGGGCAAATAGTGTATAAAAACAACTCTAAATCAACTGAATATAATTTAGATTTTCTTTCTAACGGAATTTACATATTACTCTTAGAATCAGAAAACAGAAAGGGAACATTTAAGTTAGTTAAGGAATAA
- a CDS encoding cupin domain-containing protein, whose protein sequence is MNLKRIGGSLLLVMMMISCKNQNGKILENQQSLVFQKGEIIENNNFTGNAFLEMLVYADNINRNSVGNVTFEPGARTNWHSHPNGQIILVIDGKGYYQEKGSLKRTLKKGDVVKCPPNTQHWHGASADSEFVQIAITSRVDGPTQWLKAVSDEEYKLE, encoded by the coding sequence ATGAATTTAAAACGAATAGGGGGTAGTTTACTTTTGGTAATGATGATGATTTCATGTAAAAATCAAAATGGTAAAATCCTTGAAAATCAACAGTCATTGGTTTTTCAAAAAGGAGAAATAATTGAAAATAATAACTTTACTGGTAATGCTTTTTTAGAGATGTTGGTGTATGCCGATAATATAAATCGAAACTCAGTTGGAAATGTTACTTTTGAACCAGGAGCTAGAACTAATTGGCATTCACACCCAAACGGTCAAATTATTTTAGTAATTGATGGTAAAGGTTATTATCAAGAAAAGGGAAGTTTAAAAAGAACTTTAAAAAAAGGTGATGTTGTAAAATGTCCACCAAACACACAACATTGGCACGGTGCATCAGCAGATAGTGAGTTTGTTCAAATAGCAATAACAAGTAGGGTTGATGGCCCTACACAATGGTTGAAAGCGGTGAGTGATGAAGAGTATAAGTTAGAATAA
- the guaB gene encoding IMP dehydrogenase, whose product MISNSSKFVGEGLTYDDVLLIPAFSEVLPREVSIQTKFTRNITLNVPIVSAAMDTVTESAMAIAMAREGGIGVLHKNLTIEQQAQEVRRVKRSESGMIIEPVTVGKDATVFDAKALMREYGIGGIPVVDTSNILIGIVTNRDLRFENDNTRKIEEIMTKENLVTVSQGTSLSQAEAILQENKIEKLPVVDENNKLVGLITFRDIIKVSENPNANKDSYGRLRVAAAIGVTGDAVERAAALINAGVDALIIDTAHGHTKGVVNVLKDIKNQFPDTDIVVGNIATADAAKYLVEAGADAVKVGIGPGSICTTRVVAGVGYPQLTAVHQVSEAIKGSGVPVIADGGIRYTGDIPKAIAAGADTVMLGSLLAGTKESPGETIIFEGRKFKSYRGMGSVEAMKQGSKDRYFQDVEDDIKKLVPEGIVGRVPYKGDLSETMHQFIGGLRAGMGYCGAKDIATQKEAQFVKITSSGIAESHPHDVTITKEAPNYSR is encoded by the coding sequence GTATTACCGCGTGAGGTAAGTATTCAAACAAAATTTACTAGAAATATTACATTAAATGTTCCGATTGTATCTGCTGCTATGGATACAGTAACAGAATCGGCAATGGCAATTGCTATGGCTCGTGAAGGTGGAATAGGAGTACTACATAAAAACTTAACTATTGAACAACAAGCACAAGAGGTTAGAAGAGTTAAACGTTCTGAATCAGGAATGATAATTGAGCCTGTGACTGTGGGTAAAGATGCAACTGTATTTGATGCGAAAGCATTAATGAGAGAGTATGGTATTGGTGGAATACCTGTTGTTGATACTTCAAATATTTTAATTGGTATTGTAACGAATCGTGATTTAAGATTTGAAAATGATAACACTCGCAAAATTGAAGAAATTATGACTAAGGAAAATTTAGTTACAGTTTCTCAAGGAACTTCATTGAGTCAAGCCGAAGCAATATTACAAGAAAATAAAATTGAAAAGTTACCAGTTGTTGATGAAAACAATAAATTGGTTGGATTGATAACTTTTAGAGATATAATTAAAGTAAGTGAAAATCCAAATGCAAATAAGGATTCTTACGGTCGTTTAAGAGTTGCTGCCGCAATTGGTGTTACTGGCGATGCAGTTGAAAGAGCAGCAGCATTGATTAATGCTGGAGTAGATGCTCTTATAATCGATACTGCTCATGGTCATACCAAAGGTGTTGTAAATGTTTTAAAAGATATAAAAAATCAATTTCCAGACACAGATATTGTTGTCGGGAACATTGCTACTGCCGACGCAGCAAAGTATTTAGTTGAAGCAGGAGCAGATGCAGTAAAAGTTGGAATTGGCCCAGGATCGATATGTACAACAAGAGTTGTTGCAGGAGTTGGATATCCACAATTAACAGCTGTTCATCAAGTTTCAGAAGCAATTAAAGGATCTGGGGTTCCAGTAATAGCAGATGGAGGTATTCGTTATACAGGTGATATTCCTAAAGCGATTGCTGCAGGAGCAGATACTGTGATGTTAGGTTCATTACTTGCCGGTACAAAAGAATCTCCTGGAGAAACAATAATTTTTGAAGGACGTAAGTTTAAATCTTATAGAGGAATGGGATCTGTAGAAGCAATGAAGCAAGGTTCAAAAGACCGTTATTTCCAAGATGTAGAAGATGATATTAAAAAACTAGTTCCAGAAGGTATTGTAGGTCGTGTTCCTTATAAAGGTGATCTTTCGGAAACAATGCATCAATTTATTGGTGGTTTACGTGCAGGAATGGGTTATTGCGGAGCAAAAGATATCGCAACTCAAAAAGAAGCGCAATTTGTAAAAATAACTTCTTCAGGAATTGCAGAAAGTCATCCACATGATGTGACAATTACCAAGGAAGCACCAAACTATTCTAGATAA
- a CDS encoding alpha/beta hydrolase, which produces MNNKRIILTTIIVMTMSFINGQTVKLNPYTLVYDGAITENIEGKVNIHPVTYKLNGLVIAANVYTPANFDSYNKYQTIVIAHPNGGVKEQVAGLYAQRLAEQGYITITADAAYQGASGGTPRNLDKPANRVEDIHGMADFILQYEGVDTDKIVLLGICGGGGYALKAAQSDKRFKALATLSMFNSGVVRKNGFMNSQVNTIQERLKQASNARVQEVSEGEVLYMANTEITDEMADNMPFDLYREGHYYYHRTHAHPNSTFKYTTSSLLDLMTFDATTNMDLINQPLLMMVGSKADTYYMTDEAFRKATNTKRKELFFIEGATHIETYWKPEYVNQVVNKLVEFYQNNI; this is translated from the coding sequence ATGAATAATAAAAGGATTATACTAACTACTATAATTGTAATGACTATGAGTTTTATAAATGGTCAAACAGTAAAATTAAATCCATATACATTGGTATATGATGGAGCAATTACTGAGAATATTGAAGGTAAAGTCAATATTCACCCTGTTACTTACAAACTTAATGGACTGGTAATTGCAGCAAATGTATATACGCCAGCAAATTTTGATTCCTATAACAAATACCAAACTATTGTTATTGCACATCCCAATGGTGGTGTAAAAGAGCAAGTAGCAGGTTTGTACGCACAACGATTGGCAGAACAAGGTTATATTACAATTACAGCAGATGCAGCTTACCAAGGAGCAAGTGGAGGAACTCCAAGAAACCTAGACAAGCCAGCAAACAGAGTAGAGGATATTCATGGTATGGCAGATTTTATTTTACAGTATGAGGGTGTAGATACTGACAAAATTGTGTTATTGGGAATTTGTGGCGGTGGTGGTTATGCGCTAAAAGCTGCACAGTCTGATAAACGATTTAAGGCTCTAGCAACTTTGAGTATGTTTAATTCAGGAGTTGTTCGAAAAAATGGCTTTATGAATTCGCAAGTGAATACGATTCAAGAAAGATTAAAACAAGCATCTAATGCAAGAGTACAAGAGGTAAGCGAAGGAGAAGTTCTTTACATGGCAAATACAGAAATAACTGATGAAATGGCAGATAATATGCCTTTCGACTTATACAGAGAAGGACATTATTATTACCATAGAACACATGCGCATCCTAATTCAACATTTAAATACACTACAAGTAGTTTATTAGATTTAATGACGTTTGATGCTACAACAAATATGGATTTAATAAACCAACCATTATTGATGATGGTAGGAAGTAAAGCAGACACCTATTATATGACAGATGAGGCTTTTAGGAAAGCAACAAATACAAAAAGAAAAGAGTTGTTTTTTATTGAAGGAGCTACACATATTGAAACTTATTGGAAACCAGAATATGTTAATCAGGTAGTAAATAAGTTAGTCGAATTTTATCAAAACAATATTTAA